The Bradyrhizobium oligotrophicum S58 genome contains the following window.
CCTTCACCTGGGCCGAGCCCTCCACCAGCTTGTGGAAATTCATCGAGCCGAATTCGCCGCCGATCACCCAGAAATTGCTGGTCATGAGACCCTCCTTCAACCGTCACAACTTTGACAGTGCATTGCGATTTGCGTGACAGGAGATAAACGCGAAACCGGCCACTTCGTATAGAGGCCTTGTTTTCGAATGGTGATGTTATGTAACATCATCACTTGTCATAAATGTCATTTTGTAAATTTTGTCACAAAAAGGCCCTTCGAGGAGATCGCTATGCGTGGTGAATCCGGAAAGAAGCTGTTCGTCGGCCCGCGCTTCCGCCGGATCCGCCAGCAACTGGGGCTGTCGCAGACCCAGCTCGCCGAGGGCCTCGGCATCTCGCCGAGCTACGTCAACCTGATCGAGCGCAACCAGCGTCCGGTCTCTGCCCAGATCCTGCTGCGGCTGGCGGAGACCTACGACCTCGATTTGCGCGACCTCGCCACAGCCGACGAGGACCGCTTCTTCGCCGAACTCAACGAGATCTTCTCCGATCCGCTGTTCCGGCAGATCGAGCTCCCCAAGCAGGAGATGCGCGACCTCGCCGAGCTGTGTCCCGGCGTCACCCATGCGCTGCAGCGGCTGTACGCGGCCTACACTGAGGCGCGCCGCGGCGAGACCCTCGTCGCCGCGCAGATGGCCGACCGCAACGAAGGCGCGCGCTTCGAGGCCAACCCGATCGAGCGGGTGCGCGACCTGATCGAGGCCAACCGCAATTATTTCGCCGAGCTCGAGCAGCAGGCCGAAGCCTTGCGCGACGCGCTCGACGTGCCCGCCGAAGGGCTGTACGCGGCGCTCGCAACGCGGTTGCGCGAAAAACATTCGGTGCAGACCCGGGTCATGCCGGTCGACGTCATGCGCGAGACGTTGCGCCGCTACGATCGCCACCGCCGCCAATTGCTGATTTCCGAACTCGTCGACGGGCCCGGCCGCACCTTCCAGCTCGCCGTCCAGCTCGGCATGGCCGAATGCCAGCAGCAGTTCGAGATCATCATCGGCCGCGCCGGCGCGCTCGACGACACCGCGCGCCGGCTCTATCGGATGACCCTGGCGAGCTACTTCGCCGCCGCCGTCATCATGCCCTATCCGGCGTTCCTCGCGGCCGCCGAAGCGCTGAGCTACGACATCAATGTGCTGGCGCAGCGCTTCAACGCCGGCTTCGAGCAGATCTGCCACCGTCTGACGACGCTGTCGCGCCCGAACGCGCGCGGCATTCCGTTCTTCATGCTGCGCGTCGACAATGCCGGCAACGTCTCCAAGCGCTTCTCGTCCGGCACCTTCCCGTTCTCCAAATTCGGCGGCACCTGCCCGTTGTGGAACGTGCACTCGACCTTCGACACGCCCGACCGGCTGCTAAAGCAGGTCATCGAGCTGCCGGATGGGTCGCGTTATTTCTCGATCGCTCAGATGGTGCGCCGCCCGGTGGCGCCGCATCCGCTGCCGCAGCCGCGCTTCGCCATCGGCCTGGGCTGCGAGATCCGCCACGCCTCGCGTTTGGTCTATGCCGCCGGCATGGACCTTGAGAAGACGGAGGGCACCCCGATCGGCGTCAACTGCCGGCTGTGCGAGCGCGAGAACTGCGCCCAGCGCGCCGAGCCGCCGATCACGCGGACGCTGATCTTGGATGAGACCACGCGGCGCGTCAGCTCGTTCGCGTTCAGCAATGCGAGGGAGTTGTAGGGCCACTACTCTCTCCCCCGTCATTCCGGGGCGCGCGCATCGCGAGCCCGGAATCCATCGCCCCGCGGGTTATGCTGCGAAATGGATTCCGGGCTCGCGCTGCGCGCGCCCCGGAATGACACTGAGTTTGTGACGACCACCCATCCACCGTCATTGCGAGCGAAGCGAAGCAATCCAGAGTCCAGCACGCGACTCTGGATTGCTTCGCTTCGCTCGCAATGACGGTGTGGAAGCATGCGCGATTCCCTTCTCGCGGCGCCTTCGCGTCCGAGCTTTGCTGATAGCCCGCCCCTTTGAACACAGAGGGCGCAGGGAAGACCGGGAGCTCGCCGCCCCCATGGCCCCCGTGCGAAAAAATGCACGGGGCAGGAACCACAGGTTCGGCTGGGACATCCCGGCCCTCCCTGCGCAATGGCTTTACGGCGTACTCCGCGCTCTCCCCAGGGACCGGCTGTCTTGCCCCTGTCATCAGCGCCATCATCGGCGCGAACTTGATCTCAGCACCGGGAGATCAGGACCACACGGCTTGGCCGTGCGCATCAAACTGTTCGTCGGCATGATCACTCACGCTGCAGCCCGACGCGCCCATCGCATCCCGCATCAACGCTCGTGACGACCGCGAAACGCCCCTCAGATCGAGGCGGGATGGGCGGAAGGATGGGATTGATTTGCCCGACACGACAAGCGGAAAATTTTTCCGAACACATCTGGACAGAGGTGATCGATTTGAAAGGACTACAAATTTCAGTTTTTCGGAGCAGACCATAGCCTCCCGACCATGCACACCAGGTCGGTGACGCATGCGCTCATTGATCCGGGGTGCCGTCGCCCTTCTCCGGCGGTAGCCGCGAGAAGCGGAAGTTGCAATGGCTCGCGCCGCCGGCGAGGGTTTGCGTCCGTTCCAGGTGGATGCCGCGCGTGGCGTAGGCGTCGAAATCGAGTCCACAGATATTCGGCAATATGTCCTGGTCACCGTGGCGGGCCGCGAATTTGCAGAAGCCGCACGCTTTGTAGTTGATGCCGAATTCGAATGGATCGCCTGGGCCGGGCTCGACGAAATCGTAGACGAAATCGTCCGGAAACGTCGTCTGATGGCTTTCGGACGAGCTCATCATCGCCTGCTCACGCAGCAAGGCCCGGTTCTCCGCGGACATGAATTGACGCCCCGCGGCAAGACGTTCGGCCTCGGGCTCGGTGAGCAGTTGGGCCTTGTAGGTGTGTCGCTCGATCTCGCCGATCACGGCCGTCGGCACGCCGTGTCGCCGCAGCACCCGGCTGATGGCCATGAAGCCGATCAGGCGCATGAAGAAGTCGCTCATGCGGCTGGCCGCGCCTCCGACATAGGGCATCTGGGTGAGCACGCGTTCGAATTCGTCCATCACCTCCTGCCTGATCCCATCGATATCGGAAAGGTTCGCACGATCGTTCAGCATCGGTTCTGCAAGGTCGAGGCGCTGCCGCATCGCCGCCTCCATTGCTCCGCGATGCTTCTCGTAGAACGGATGGACAATCTCAGACATGGTCACACCTCTCCAATCCTGCCGCATCAATAGTGACCGCAGGCTCGACGCACTCGAACTAACAAGCCTGGTTCGCGAACTTTTTCGGCGTGAGAAAGCACTGAACCAGCGAAAGCTGCGAACCGACCGTAGCCGGTCACGCCAAGTCCGCGCAAAGCAGACTTCCTTCGGTCGAGCACAAGAAAATCTATTGCAAGGGGGCCGCCTGACCGTGTCAAACTGAGCGCGATGACCTACGCCCTTCCACCCCTCAACGCGCTCCGCGCATTCGAAGCCGCCGCGCGGCATCTCAGCTTCAAGCTGGCTGCGCACGAATTGCACGTGACGCCCGCCGCTATTGGCCAGCAGGTGAAAGCACTGGAAGCGCGCCTCGGCGTCCGCCTGTTCGAGCGGCTGCATAAGCAGCTCATACTGACCCCGGCGGGCCAAGCCTATCTGCCCGGGATATCCGATGGCTTTCGGCGCATCGCAGACGCGACCTCACAATTGAAGCCGGCAGGCGCGGTCCTGCTGCAGTTGGGGCTCCATGGCGGCGTCGACCTGCGCCGCCTCGAACTGGCCGGGTTTCGCAGCGCGCATGCTGAGATCGGCCTGCGGGTGCTGCAGCCGGCGGGCCTGCACGAGCTGATCGAGGGCAAGGTCGACCTGCTGATCGAACGTAGCCTTGGCCACCATCCGGGCTATCGCTGCGACCGGATCGATGAGGGATCCGGCCTGGGGGATTGGCTGATCGGGCCTGAAGGCACCGCGGATTGCCCCGAGGTCGTCAGCCTTCGCGACTGGCTGCGCACCCGGGCCGTCAAGACCACGCAGGCCAACCATCGCCGCCCTCGCCTCGTCGGCACAGTCCAAAGCTGAGGCACGCTGCGGACGCCAAGGCTTCCCACAGCAAGGCTTCCCTCACATCGCGAGATGAACCTTAGTTCATCAATCTACGGCTGAGATCCAGGCACCATCTCGTCGGAAGGCTCCTGATCGGACGTCGCTCACCGAGCGTTCATGCCGCTTCGGACACGATGAACTCGCAGCACCGATTCGAATGGAACCGCACGGCTCCAGGATGGTTGCTTCGCAGTTCCACGCAGAAAAGTGAGAGTCAGTTGAACCGCCGTCAGTTCATTCAATCTGCGGCTGCAATCCCGGTCGCCGCATCGCTGGTGCGCAGCGCGGGAGCCGCAGCGCCTGCGAGCCAGCCGTTCAATGCGGCCTATGTGCGCGATCTCGCGCGCAATCTGGCTGCCAAGCCGTACGCCGCGCCGGACAACCAGCTGCCGGACGCGCTGG
Protein-coding sequences here:
- a CDS encoding helix-turn-helix domain-containing protein, translated to MRGESGKKLFVGPRFRRIRQQLGLSQTQLAEGLGISPSYVNLIERNQRPVSAQILLRLAETYDLDLRDLATADEDRFFAELNEIFSDPLFRQIELPKQEMRDLAELCPGVTHALQRLYAAYTEARRGETLVAAQMADRNEGARFEANPIERVRDLIEANRNYFAELEQQAEALRDALDVPAEGLYAALATRLREKHSVQTRVMPVDVMRETLRRYDRHRRQLLISELVDGPGRTFQLAVQLGMAECQQQFEIIIGRAGALDDTARRLYRMTLASYFAAAVIMPYPAFLAAAEALSYDINVLAQRFNAGFEQICHRLTTLSRPNARGIPFFMLRVDNAGNVSKRFSSGTFPFSKFGGTCPLWNVHSTFDTPDRLLKQVIELPDGSRYFSIAQMVRRPVAPHPLPQPRFAIGLGCEIRHASRLVYAAGMDLEKTEGTPIGVNCRLCERENCAQRAEPPITRTLILDETTRRVSSFAFSNAREL
- a CDS encoding L-2-amino-thiazoline-4-carboxylic acid hydrolase, whose product is MSEIVHPFYEKHRGAMEAAMRQRLDLAEPMLNDRANLSDIDGIRQEVMDEFERVLTQMPYVGGAASRMSDFFMRLIGFMAISRVLRRHGVPTAVIGEIERHTYKAQLLTEPEAERLAAGRQFMSAENRALLREQAMMSSSESHQTTFPDDFVYDFVEPGPGDPFEFGINYKACGFCKFAARHGDQDILPNICGLDFDAYATRGIHLERTQTLAGGASHCNFRFSRLPPEKGDGTPDQ
- a CDS encoding LysR family transcriptional regulator — its product is MTYALPPLNALRAFEAAARHLSFKLAAHELHVTPAAIGQQVKALEARLGVRLFERLHKQLILTPAGQAYLPGISDGFRRIADATSQLKPAGAVLLQLGLHGGVDLRRLELAGFRSAHAEIGLRVLQPAGLHELIEGKVDLLIERSLGHHPGYRCDRIDEGSGLGDWLIGPEGTADCPEVVSLRDWLRTRAVKTTQANHRRPRLVGTVQS